CACGTACAGATTCACGACGCCTTGCTCTGGGCGAGCGCAGCCACCCGCCAATGGACCCATTTTGAGCGTGCGATGGCTCGCGCATTCGATTTTGAGAAACGGGCGCCGACAAGGTACAACGCACGAGCCCTCAAAGGCACACTCGAAGAGCTCCTCAAAGTTCGAGAGCGAAACCGCGCAAGTCGCGTGACTGAACTCTCTCTTGAAGCCCTCCAAGGAGTGCCCGGACTCAAGGACGACTACGATTATTTTGCGGAGAAGGCACGATGACCCCACTCGACCCGAACGATCCCCAAAGCCTTCAAAACGGGCGATATCAGCTCAAAGGCATTCTGGGCGAAGGCGCGATGGGCCGCACCTACCTCGCCGTGGACACTCAGACACATACCGAGCTGGCCATCAAGGCACTCTATCCGTCGCGCCTTGCCACCATCAAGGACCTCGAGATGTTTGAGCGCGAGGCCGCTGTCCTCAAGCGCCTTGACCACCCCCAAATCCCCAAATATCTAGACGCGTTTCACGAGGGTGAAGGCGAGTCGATGTGTTACTTTCTCGCCCAAACCTACGTGAAGGGGCGGACTTTGAGGGATATGATCGACTCGGGGCATCGATTCGACGACGACGAATTCATCCAGCTCGCGGAACACTTGCTTGAGGTGGCCTCATATCTACACACGAGCACTCCGCCGGTCGTCCATCGCGATTTGAAACCCGCCAATATCATCATCAACCCCAAAGAAACGCCGGTCGTGGTGGATTTCGGGGCCGTGCGTGAAGTGGTGAGACTCACCATGGGCGGCGGCTCAACGATCATCGGCACTTATGGATATATGCCACCCGAGCAGCTCATGGGGCGCTCACTCCCCGCCACTGACGTCTATGCGCTCGGTGTGACGCTCGTGGAGTGCCTGACTCGCCAAACGCCTACCGACTTGCACGGCGATGATATCAAGCGACTCATTGAGGGCGTTCGGGGAACCGACAATCTCAAACGCTTGCTTTCACGCATGTGTGCACCCTCTTTGGAAGATAGGTTCAAGAGCGCCAACGAAGTCTTGGAAGACTTGCGCGGGCTCAAAGGCGGGGTCCTCGTTCACACTGCAAAGCTCGAACAAGAGATTCTCGACCGTGAGCGCGAACGCATCAAGGAACTGAAGAAGAAAGGGTCGCAGCGAGCCCATATCGGCTATCTCCTCTTGGTTTTGATAGCACTCAGCACCGCAGTTGTAGCGATAGCATACGTAGGTCAAGCACTTCTCGTTGGAGTCAACACGTCTATACAGCTCGCGCTATTCATCGGTGGCGCGGGCCTCCTGATGAACCTCGGTCTTGTTGGGACGAGGGTCAATCACGACGCGTGGAATGCGCCTCAACCCGACTGGAAAAAGGCCACCGCCAAGGTCAAGAGCGTGCGCCAGGAACAGGTCATGACCGAAAATGGCACTCTGGATACAGTCAACATCCTGACCTATGTGTTTGCGGCAGGTTCTTCGCTGCGCGAGCATAAGCGGGTGCTAAGCCGTGCCGACTATGCCGCGCTTGAGAGGATTCGAGACCAGGAAGAGATGCCGAAGCGTCAAAAGGCCCTGATCGACTATATCGTCGCGCAATTCAAAGAAGATCATGGCATCGATATTCGCGAGAACGAAGCGGCCATGAAGCGCGTCAAAGAAGGCGCGAGAATCGGAGCGCTTGACCGTGAAGTCACTCAGAAATCCTATGTCGTAATCTTCATTCCCGGCGTGACTCTCGAGCCTCGGAAGGACTTCAGGGTTCAGCTGACTTTGAGTGAGTACAAAGATCTTTTCCCCTTGCGTGGGGTCATCCCCAAGGGCTACGAATTCAGCGTCTGGTACCCTCCTGGCAAGCCTGAACTCCACGATTTGAGAGACATCAGGAAGCCAGGGACCGACGTGATGGAAAACCTCTTTTCACACCTAGAGATTCACACTCCCGAATAAGAGCACGCGCAGTATGGATGAGCTCAAAATCACCACCGAATTCGATGTCCCTCCAGAACAGGTCTACAAGGCCTGGCTTAGCTCCAAACTACATTCTGAAATGACCGGTGTGGCTTGCGAGATTTCGGGGAAGGTTGGCGGCAAGTTTCGTGCGGGAGACGGCTACATCGAGGGCGTCACCGTGGAGCTCGAGCCAAATCGCCGAATCGTCCAGAAGTGGCGCTCCAAAGACTTCCCCGCGGATGCACCCGATTCCACGGTGGAGATCTTGCTCTTCCCTATCGATGATGACGGCTGCCTCTTCCAACTCTTCCACACGGGCCTTCCAGCCGGCGACGGCGACGACTACCTCGAGGGCTGGGAAGAACACTACCTCGAGCCAATGCGCGAATTCTTTGGAGAATTCGAATACTAGGTCTGCTAGAATCCTCGAATGCAGATCTTCAAGTTAAGCGCGGAACTCTCGTCCGAAGCCATCGGTATTGTGGCCTCCGAGGTGGAAAAACGCCTCGAGGTGCCTCTCCGGGCGGCTGATATCGCTGCGACCACGGGTCTCCCTTTAGAGACAACTCGCGAAGCACTCGTCTCGTTGGCACTCCGAAACCGGGCGACGATCACCGAGATTGGTGCCGATACAGCCTATATTTTCAAGAAGGCCACTCCGAGCGGACGACGACGCCTGGGCCCCAAGGTTCGCGTCGCCCTAAGTTATGTGGCGGACCTCTTTACAAGCCAACTCAGCTACCTGATCGGCCTCGGAATCCTGATCGGCCCGGCATTTGTGGGGGCACGCATGGTTGAGCTTGGGCTCGAAGGCGACCTCTTCTACCTCATTGGTGGTGGCACCCTGTGTTTCGCCGCGGTGGCTCTCATCCTGAAGCTCGTTGTTCGAAGTATCTCCGTTGTGCTGCCACCGCTAGTCTTGGCCGGGATTGCGCTCGGCTGGGAAAGGTGGACGGCCGAAGACCTCTACTGGATACCCCTGGCAGTTTTGGTGGCAATCGGACTGCAGATCGAGGTTTTGCGAAACTACCGAAAGCTTCGCCCACAAGACCCAGTGGCCCTCTTCCTATGGGGGCGAGCGTTCACCTCGCCGGTAAGTGAACTCAAGCGAGTCGTGGATTTGATTCGTGCTCAAAATGGCGTGATAACGACCGCTGATCTAGTCCGCGTTTTTGGCTGGAGTCTCGATCACGCATCTGAACAGCTCTCGGAAGTCATTGCCGAGTACGGCGGAGATGTGGCGGTAGACGAAGACGGCCATCTGCACGTCTGGTTCGAGGAGCTCTCGCGCGCCGAGGAAAAGGCTGAGGTTCCAGAGGCAGCGTGGGCTCGCGAGACCTCGCCGCCCGGACCTTTTGAAGGCCTGGACTTGCGTTGGGTGAGTGCGGCTAGCGTTGCGTGCTGGTTGGGAATCGTGGCTTCGCCCTTCAACCCGGCCTATATCAATTTTGTAGCCGACCTCGATTTTACGCTGAGCGGCATTCCGTTCATCTTGCGTTTTATCTTCGCCGGCTTCTGCGCGTTCCCGCTCATGCTCTACTTCGGACGAATCGTCTTGAACCTGATCGAGCGCGATGACTTTAAGAAGCGGCGCAGGTTTTTGGAGCAGCTAGAATACGCGACCAAACACGCGAGCGGCTCCTTTGTGGGCCTCGACAAGTTCACCAATCAAGAGCTTGTGGAGTTCGGCGCCGAGATCGACCACGAAAAAGGCGTACAAGGGTCAATCTGGGTCAGCTTCCCGGAGTTGACCCGTAGAGGAGGGCTTCGTCCTCCACAGATGAACGCAGCCTGGTTTGAGCAAAACCAAGTCTTAGAAAACCCGACAGAAGAAAGACAAACTGAAGTCGCAGAAGCGCATGCGCGGACATAAACTTTCAGATTCGTTCAGTTGAACCATCAGCCCATCCCGAGTAGAGCTAAAACCAAGAAGATTCTGTTATTTTTGCGCTAGAGATAATCCATGAAACTCAACACAGTTCTTTTGGTCATCGCCGCCGGCACCTTTCAATTGATCAGCGGTTGTGGCGACTCAGTCACAAAAAAAACTCCCACACAAGAACCCCCTGTCGAAGGCTGCGCGCCTGAGTGTGAGGAAGGTTTCACCTGCGTACAATCCGAGTGCGTGGAGACTCAAGACCCTGACGCGTGTGAAGAAGACGAAGAGTACAATGAGATGCTCAAGGTCTGCCTGGTTCCCTCGTGTACGAATGGCATCAAAGACAGCGCTGAGGAAGGTCCCGACTGTGGAGGCCCCTGCGAACTTGAGTGTTCGATAGACGAGCCTTCCTGCGACGACGGCGTCAGAAACGGCGACGAGATTGGGGTAGATTGCGGAGGAAGTTGTGAGGCTTGCGAAGTCCCAGCAACCTGCGGAAATGACACCATTGAAGCGGGCGAAGACTGCGACCATGGAGGCACCCTCCAGCTCAATTGCGCATACGGCGAGACCTCTTGCCAGGTGTGCTCGGCCTCGTGTACGTGGGTTGAAGGGACGGTATCGGGCTTTTGCGGTGATTTGACTGTACAAGGAGGTGCCGGCGAGGAGTGTGACGAAGGCCAAGACCCCGTAAGGTTATGCGACTATGGGCTAATGTCGTGCCAAGTTTGCAACTCAAACTGCCGATTCACCGCTGGCCTAACCGCGTATTGCGGTGATGGGATCCGCCAAGCACCCGAGAACTGCGATGGAACAGACCTCGATGGCGGAACATGTACAGGCCTTGGAGAACCGGCCGGCACACTGAGTTGTTCGAGCTCATGCACTTGGGATACGAGTGGCTGCCAAGCGCAACCGTCGGGACCTGCGCCCGTAACTCTCTCAGTCGGCTACTCACATACCTGCACAGTCATGGACGATGACTCGGTGCGTTGTTGGGGTGAGAATACCGACGGTCGAATCGGAGATGGCACGCGAACCCAACGCACGACCCCAACCGTGGTCCCAGGCCTCCAAGCCGAGTACGTGGTCGCGGGCGGCTATCACACATGCGCGCTACTCTTGAACGGCACAGTTTCTTGCTGGGGCTCAAATCTAAAGGGACAAGTTGGAGTGACCACTACAGGCGATGTCCTTACTCCTACGCCTGTAGCGGGTCTGACAAACATTACTGCCATCGACGCCGGAACCGGCCATGTCTGCGCGCTGACTGCCAACGGAGACGTCTACTGCTGGGGTGATGCTGAATACGGCCAGACCGGTTACGGAAGTTTGGGTACTTTTTCTTCCACTCCAATCCGAGTCACCGATTCCAACGGATTCGCGATCAGCAACGTGACGCAGATCTCCGCCGGTTTGGCTCACACGTGCGCTCGGCATGCGGATGGCACCATCTCGTGTTGGGGCCGAAACGATTACAACCAACTCGGGCGCTATCCGCAAACTACATTCTCGCAACCGTACGCAGGGAAGGTCTACAATTCCGCAGGGTCTGTGGTGTCGAACGCCCAATATGTGGGAGTAGGAGGGGACTTCACTTGCCTAAGAGACGGGGCATCGATCTCGTGTTGGGGCGGCAATGTGTACGGCCAGCTGGGACTCAGCGATACACTTGACCGACCCTACCCAAGCACCATCTTCAGCTCCCTTGGGTTCCTAAACGTCGGCGAACGCCATGCGTGTTCGTCCAATGCGTCTCGCGAGCTCTTTTGCTGGGGATTCGGCCAAGACGGTCGCCTCGGAACGGGGAGCACTCTGAACCAATCGAGCCCCACATTCGTGAGCTTACCCGCCAACACCACCTTCGATGTTGGAGGCACTCACACCTGCGCACTTCTGCAAGACGGCAGTCTGCAATGTTGGGGAAGAAACAACCGAGGTCAGCTTGGAAACGGGACGACGCTTAACGCATCAACCCCAACTCCAGTAACCTTCTAACCGATCGAAAGAAGTTCGACGTCAAAAACCAGCATTCCTGCTGGAACACCAGGTGCGCCCTTGTACGCAAGGTCCTGTGGGATCCAGAGGCGACGACGCTCGCCCTCGACCATCAACTGAAGCCCCTCGGTCCACCCGGCGATCACGCGATTGAGTGGGAAGGAAGCAGGCTTTCCACGCTTGTACGAGGCGTCAAAGAGCTTTCCGTCTGTGGTCCATCCGGCATAGTGCACGGTGACCGTTGACGTCGCCTTAGGGTGCTCTGAGCCGTGCCCTGCGGTCAGGACTTTGGTCGCGAGGCCAGATGCCGTGGTCTCTGCGTCTGCGGGTGGGGCGGCGACATCAGATGGTGTTGCTGTAGGATCGTTAGACATGACGTACTCCTTAAGGTTGTGATTTTTCGGCCTGCCACTGCAGGAACGCGTTGTCTGGTCTTAACTCAAGTGCCTCGTTTGCCAAAGCCCCCTTCTTCACCGCATCCTTCTCCACGAAGACTCGGTGGCTGAGCATCACGGCCTGCCGGGCGGCTTCCAAAGCAGCGGGATCAGATGGCGGAGCCGTCAAATACTTGCTCACGTCTTCCCGAATCCCCAGAAGATCGTCGGGCTGGAGGGCTCGTAGCTCAAAGCTTCGGTGGTACTCAATGGTGGGATTGTTATCGGTGACGCTCGGCACGTCTTCCACCCAGGCACGCAGTGCGTCATCGGCGGCGATGAAGGTGCCGAGAAGGTCTTCGGGTTCTTCCAGTCCAATAGCCTTGAGATTTTCATAAACGCCCGGCTCCTTCATTCGAAGCGCCAGCGCCGCCTCATCGATTTTCAATGGGTGCTTCGAGGCAATCGCAACCCCCTCCATCCGATTTGTCGCCCACAAAGACACGTGGTCGAAGTTTGCAAACATCGCTTTGATGAGAATTTTAGAGAGGTCGCCCCGCGCCATGGTCATCGGTACCCATTGAGCGATTACACTCTGATCGTCCATGCGCTCTTTCGCGATTTGATAAAACTCCTCCGAATAGAGATTGACCACGCCGGCATCCATCGGTGGGGGTGGCTCAAAGGTCAACACATCGAACGTTTGCTGGGTCGAAAGCAGATAATGGCGACCATCTGCAGCAATTTTCCGCACCGCAGAATTTGTGTGGAAACTCTCGTTCACCGGCACAAAATGGGGCGCAAACTCAAAGACCTCCTTAGAGAGGTCCACGGCGTGAATTTCGCTCAAACTCTGATAGGTCGTAAGTGCCCCCACCGTCGTCCCCGTGCCGATGCAAATCACGACTGCGTTCTTAGGCTCCGGATGCAGAAGCACAGGAAGGTGCGCCAACGCGCCCATGTAGCGCCTCCCGATCATCGAGTTGTTGGCATAGCTCGTGCCGTTGGCGAGGAGCTGAACAAAAGGCTCCGGGCCATCCATGTCGTAGCCGAGGACCACAAAGGTGGCGTCCTTTGACTCCCTGAGTTCGAGCACCTCAGCGTGATTGAAGGCTGTGAGTTGCGCGTTGATATAGCCAGGCCCAAGGGTGGCTACCACTGCGATACTGGCTAAGAGCGCTACCGCGAGCTCGCGCTTCATGACCGCGTCTTTAAGGCGCGCGCCCCAAATCACAAGTGCGGCGAGACCAAGGTTTAGCGCCACCATAGACACCAGCGCCCAAAAACTTCCGATGGTTGGAAGGAGTAAAAAACCAGCTCCGAGCGAACCCAAAACGCCACCAAGCGTGTTCCACGAATAGAGCCTTCCAAGCCCACTTCCCACAACCCCAACACGATGGATCGTCAGCTCGCTCGCCAGAGGAAACGCGATGCCAATGAGGGTAGTGGGTAGCCCAAACACTGCCAGACTGACGAGATTCACCGACAAAATATCAGCGAGGTGGAGCTCTAGGCTCTGTGGCAATAGCGCAAGAGACGCATTCACGCTCAACGCCTTGATCGTGTTGAGTTTGCCCATCATCGCAAGACTTAGAAGCGCACTTGCACCAATCAGGATCTGGACGCGCGCGAAACTCGAGAGCAGGGCATCCTTCTTATGAGCGAGAAATCGAGCACAAATGAAGGATCCTAAGACGAGGCCCAGAAGGTAGACGGCGAGCATGCTCGAGAAAGCGTAGACTGACCGGGCCGACACCAGGCTGAGCATCCGAAACCAGATGACCTCGTAGGCGATCGCGACAAAACCACTCAGGCCGAAAATCCCTACCAACATGCCTCGGGTGCGGGCATCGAGCGTGTTCTGGGCGTCTTCTTCGGCCTCACCTGTTCCGACTTCTGCCTGGGGTGCGCGGCTCAAAAGGAAGGCCAGGGCTGAAATCCCGAGATAAAGCGCGCTTGCGAGAAGTCCGCTTCCCATGACTCCGAGCCACTCGATGAGCACGAAACCCACCGCCAGCGCACCGGTTGCCGCACCCAGAGTATTGATGCCGTAAAGCACCCCGATTTTGGCGGCGAGCTCATCGCGTGCGGCTACCACAAATCGAGCGAGGAACGGCAAGGTCGCCCCCATACCCATAGTCGGAAGAAGGAGCGTTCCAAAGCCGATCAAAACCGTCATGGGCAGTTTGAGCGCCGAATCCGCAGCGAGGAGTCCGAGAAGAGGCCCCACCCATGCTGCCCAATTGCTCAGGAGCACCGTAATTCCGAGCGCCAGAACGCTGATGAATGCTTCCACACCCGCATACGCACGAAGCGGGTTTGTAGTTCGGTCCGCGAAACTTCCTCCAAGCCTCGCCCCAAGCGAGAGCCCTAGAAAAAAGCTCGCGATGGTCACTGAGACCGCGCCCGTAGAGCTACCGAGCACAAACTGAAGGTATTTGAACCAGACGACCTGCAGCGTCAGGGAGGCGACCCCTGAGCTAAAGAACATCAGATAGATCAGCGTGCCCCTCGTTTGTACAATTCCCTTAGGACTCGGCATAAATCTTCAAGTCTGATAGTTCTTTTGGCTATGAACCGATGGTTGATGATTCTAGCGCTACTCTCTTTGTCCTGTACAGACGACACGACCTCCGAGGTTGAAAAGTCGGGTACATTTGATTGGGACGAGGTCCTTCCCGGGCATTTTCCGAAGCCAAAGATCCCTGCGGACAACCCCATGACGTATGAAAAAGTAGAGCTAGGCAGGCACCTTTTTTACGACACGCGTCTTTCTGGAAACCAGACGCAGAGTTGTGCGAGTTGCCACGTCCAAGAAAACGCATTTTCGGACCCAAGGGCCCGCGCTGTGGGTAGCACAGGTGAGGTCCATCCTCGCGGCTCCATGAGCCTCGCCAATGTGGTCTATGCGTCAGTGCTGACGTGGGGAAACCCGCTCATGGTTGAACTCGAAGACCAGATGCTCGTACCCCTTTTTGGAGAAGACCCTGTTGAATTGGGGCTTGGTGCTCAAGAAGAAGTCTTAGGGAGGCTCTCCGAAGATCCTATCTATGAGGACCTCTTCGAACGCGCATTTCCGGGGGAAGGCATCACTCTGGTCACCATGACCAAGGCCATCGGCTCTTTCCAACGGTCTTTGATTTCGGCGGGTGCTCCCTATGACCGCTATCAAGCGGGCGAATCAGATGCCCTCTCAGAGTCCGAAAAACGCGGAATGGACCTCTTCTTCTCGGAGCGTCTTGAGTGCTTCCACTGTCACGGTGGGTTCTCGCTAGCGGACGCTGTGACGCATGAGGGATTGGTCTTTGACGAGCCGAGTTTCCACAACAACGGCCTCTACAACGTAGACGGCTTCGGAGCGTACCCACCTGAAAATGGTGGCGTGTTTGAAATCACGGGAATCCTCGAGGATTCCGGGCGTTTCAAGGCCCCTACCCTGCGCAATATCGCGGTAACGGCTCCCTATATGCACGATGGAAGTCTCGAGACTTTGGACGACGTGATCGACCATTATGCGCGTGGTGGCACGCTCACGGAAGATGGCCCCAATGCTGGGGACGGCGCGCAAAACCGATTTAAGAGTGAGTTTGTCAACGGTTTCGAATTGAGCGAGTCCGAACGTGAAGATCTGCTGAACTTCCTTCGCGCCCTAACCGACGAAGAGTTCCTCAATAACCCTGCCCATTCCGACCCCTGGTAGCCCTTAGGTTGCGGGTAAACACGAAGACTAGCAGCCACCACAAAGAAGCATGTCGGCCAGTTTGAGTGCATCCAGAGCCTGATTCACTCTCAGGCTCTTCAGGAGCCTCGGGCGAGCCCATATCTTCCCCAACCTCAACGTCTATGTCCGGCGAGTCGTAATCTCTCTCGATGCAGCGCTCTAC
This Microvenator marinus DNA region includes the following protein-coding sequences:
- a CDS encoding serine/threonine protein kinase, which encodes MTPLDPNDPQSLQNGRYQLKGILGEGAMGRTYLAVDTQTHTELAIKALYPSRLATIKDLEMFEREAAVLKRLDHPQIPKYLDAFHEGEGESMCYFLAQTYVKGRTLRDMIDSGHRFDDDEFIQLAEHLLEVASYLHTSTPPVVHRDLKPANIIINPKETPVVVDFGAVREVVRLTMGGGSTIIGTYGYMPPEQLMGRSLPATDVYALGVTLVECLTRQTPTDLHGDDIKRLIEGVRGTDNLKRLLSRMCAPSLEDRFKSANEVLEDLRGLKGGVLVHTAKLEQEILDRERERIKELKKKGSQRAHIGYLLLVLIALSTAVVAIAYVGQALLVGVNTSIQLALFIGGAGLLMNLGLVGTRVNHDAWNAPQPDWKKATAKVKSVRQEQVMTENGTLDTVNILTYVFAAGSSLREHKRVLSRADYAALERIRDQEEMPKRQKALIDYIVAQFKEDHGIDIRENEAAMKRVKEGARIGALDREVTQKSYVVIFIPGVTLEPRKDFRVQLTLSEYKDLFPLRGVIPKGYEFSVWYPPGKPELHDLRDIRKPGTDVMENLFSHLEIHTPE
- a CDS encoding fused MFS/spermidine synthase produces the protein MPSPKGIVQTRGTLIYLMFFSSGVASLTLQVVWFKYLQFVLGSSTGAVSVTIASFFLGLSLGARLGGSFADRTTNPLRAYAGVEAFISVLALGITVLLSNWAAWVGPLLGLLAADSALKLPMTVLIGFGTLLLPTMGMGATLPFLARFVVAARDELAAKIGVLYGINTLGAATGALAVGFVLIEWLGVMGSGLLASALYLGISALAFLLSRAPQAEVGTGEAEEDAQNTLDARTRGMLVGIFGLSGFVAIAYEVIWFRMLSLVSARSVYAFSSMLAVYLLGLVLGSFICARFLAHKKDALLSSFARVQILIGASALLSLAMMGKLNTIKALSVNASLALLPQSLELHLADILSVNLVSLAVFGLPTTLIGIAFPLASELTIHRVGVVGSGLGRLYSWNTLGGVLGSLGAGFLLLPTIGSFWALVSMVALNLGLAALVIWGARLKDAVMKRELAVALLASIAVVATLGPGYINAQLTAFNHAEVLELRESKDATFVVLGYDMDGPEPFVQLLANGTSYANNSMIGRRYMGALAHLPVLLHPEPKNAVVICIGTGTTVGALTTYQSLSEIHAVDLSKEVFEFAPHFVPVNESFHTNSAVRKIAADGRHYLLSTQQTFDVLTFEPPPPMDAGVVNLYSEEFYQIAKERMDDQSVIAQWVPMTMARGDLSKILIKAMFANFDHVSLWATNRMEGVAIASKHPLKIDEAALALRMKEPGVYENLKAIGLEEPEDLLGTFIAADDALRAWVEDVPSVTDNNPTIEYHRSFELRALQPDDLLGIREDVSKYLTAPPSDPAALEAARQAVMLSHRVFVEKDAVKKGALANEALELRPDNAFLQWQAEKSQP
- a CDS encoding methanobactin export MATE transporter MbnM, producing MILALLSLSCTDDTTSEVEKSGTFDWDEVLPGHFPKPKIPADNPMTYEKVELGRHLFYDTRLSGNQTQSCASCHVQENAFSDPRARAVGSTGEVHPRGSMSLANVVYASVLTWGNPLMVELEDQMLVPLFGEDPVELGLGAQEEVLGRLSEDPIYEDLFERAFPGEGITLVTMTKAIGSFQRSLISAGAPYDRYQAGESDALSESEKRGMDLFFSERLECFHCHGGFSLADAVTHEGLVFDEPSFHNNGLYNVDGFGAYPPENGGVFEITGILEDSGRFKAPTLRNIAVTAPYMHDGSLETLDDVIDHYARGGTLTEDGPNAGDGAQNRFKSEFVNGFELSESEREDLLNFLRALTDEEFLNNPAHSDPW
- a CDS encoding RCC1 domain-containing protein codes for the protein MKLNTVLLVIAAGTFQLISGCGDSVTKKTPTQEPPVEGCAPECEEGFTCVQSECVETQDPDACEEDEEYNEMLKVCLVPSCTNGIKDSAEEGPDCGGPCELECSIDEPSCDDGVRNGDEIGVDCGGSCEACEVPATCGNDTIEAGEDCDHGGTLQLNCAYGETSCQVCSASCTWVEGTVSGFCGDLTVQGGAGEECDEGQDPVRLCDYGLMSCQVCNSNCRFTAGLTAYCGDGIRQAPENCDGTDLDGGTCTGLGEPAGTLSCSSSCTWDTSGCQAQPSGPAPVTLSVGYSHTCTVMDDDSVRCWGENTDGRIGDGTRTQRTTPTVVPGLQAEYVVAGGYHTCALLLNGTVSCWGSNLKGQVGVTTTGDVLTPTPVAGLTNITAIDAGTGHVCALTANGDVYCWGDAEYGQTGYGSLGTFSSTPIRVTDSNGFAISNVTQISAGLAHTCARHADGTISCWGRNDYNQLGRYPQTTFSQPYAGKVYNSAGSVVSNAQYVGVGGDFTCLRDGASISCWGGNVYGQLGLSDTLDRPYPSTIFSSLGFLNVGERHACSSNASRELFCWGFGQDGRLGTGSTLNQSSPTFVSLPANTTFDVGGTHTCALLQDGSLQCWGRNNRGQLGNGTTLNASTPTPVTF
- a CDS encoding SRPBCC domain-containing protein; translation: MDELKITTEFDVPPEQVYKAWLSSKLHSEMTGVACEISGKVGGKFRAGDGYIEGVTVELEPNRRIVQKWRSKDFPADAPDSTVEILLFPIDDDGCLFQLFHTGLPAGDGDDYLEGWEEHYLEPMREFFGEFEY
- a CDS encoding FKBP-type peptidyl-prolyl cis-trans isomerase, encoding MSNDPTATPSDVAAPPADAETTASGLATKVLTAGHGSEHPKATSTVTVHYAGWTTDGKLFDASYKRGKPASFPLNRVIAGWTEGLQLMVEGERRRLWIPQDLAYKGAPGVPAGMLVFDVELLSIG